One Oryzomonas sagensis DNA segment encodes these proteins:
- a CDS encoding TIGR00282 family metallophosphoesterase yields MSIKILFIGDIIGKPGRQALSRELHRLVDRHAVDLIIANGENAAGGFGLTTETAKELFDTGVHCLTSGNHIWDKREQVPLVLADRRILRPANYGAEVPGTGSVVVTTPGGVKVGVLNLEGRVYMKNLECPFRVADREIELLRKETPLIFVDFHAEATSEKSALGWYLDGRVSAVVGTHTHVQTADERILPQGTAYLTDAGMTGSFDSVIGIGKEEAIRKFLTQLPVKFEIPKKDIRLNGVLVGIDPENGRALSIERITVGC; encoded by the coding sequence ATGAGCATCAAAATCCTCTTCATCGGCGACATCATCGGCAAGCCGGGGCGTCAGGCCCTTTCCCGTGAACTGCACCGTCTGGTTGACCGGCACGCGGTGGACCTGATCATCGCCAACGGCGAAAACGCTGCCGGCGGTTTCGGCCTGACCACCGAAACGGCCAAGGAACTGTTCGACACGGGTGTACACTGCCTGACCAGCGGCAACCATATCTGGGACAAGAGGGAACAGGTCCCGCTCGTGCTGGCCGACCGCCGTATCCTCCGGCCGGCCAACTATGGCGCGGAGGTGCCGGGTACCGGCAGTGTCGTCGTCACCACCCCGGGGGGCGTCAAGGTTGGGGTGCTCAACCTGGAGGGGCGGGTCTACATGAAGAATCTGGAATGCCCCTTCCGCGTCGCGGATCGGGAGATCGAACTGCTGAGGAAGGAAACGCCGCTCATCTTCGTCGATTTCCATGCCGAGGCAACCTCGGAGAAGTCGGCCCTGGGATGGTATCTCGACGGCCGGGTCAGCGCCGTTGTCGGCACCCACACCCACGTGCAGACCGCCGACGAGCGTATCCTCCCCCAGGGGACGGCCTACCTGACCGACGCCGGCATGACCGGAAGCTTTGATTCCGTGATCGGTATCGGCAAGGAAGAGGCCATCCGCAAGTTTCTCACTCAACTGCCGGTAAAGTTTGAGATTCCCAAGAAGGATATCCGCCTGAACGGGGTACTGGTCGGGATTGACCCGGAAAACGGCAGGGCGCTCAGCATTGAGCGCATTACCGTGGGTTGTTGA